Proteins from a genomic interval of Uloborus diversus isolate 005 chromosome 4, Udiv.v.3.1, whole genome shotgun sequence:
- the LOC129220752 gene encoding uncharacterized protein LOC129220752, translating to MQQLWDAFASKAQYATYTEALPVSQVPNATTYTSGYIEYETLPNNSKDSTADDKSSRSAKETSETPTVEKMKGAQNFEQSSSEYNDSLEIDENNTEEFQNGEENKDPDVISQEIEPFDSSEMEEQLVGGEDQSLLPTSPLEFSASDHDGRPPLLDSVPPSFEGKQLLPFDVGQYLFDDGQSLFGGRLPLLDLRPLSGNGHPFDDSKTPVNDTQPSFDDTQPPFDTRLAVGRQLRFEGEQPFFESEEPSLKAHRRSKRFIPLIIGGVSALARGAGALARGAGGLARAGGRAIGKGARGARAGAKKPSTRKKAGRGKGFLDTAAGLIGMALGAVGLHESRQDEEDVTSERFDDVDAALLENRKGIDRNFEATKGNLEAIKKNYDLTKDFGNRNLKATEAVGDKVQEIGDRNLNAIAVVGDKVDRNYGAIRVTDGKVDRNYGAIQRVSGQVDRNFGAIERNFDGIRVNTGLIRVVDGKVDRNYGAIQQVSGQVDRNFGAIERNFDVLKVNNGLIRVVDGKVDRNYGAIQHVSGQVDRNLGAIERNFDVLKVNNGLIRIVDGKVDRNYGAIQHVSSQVDRNLGAIERNFDVLKVNNGLIRMVDGKVDRNYGAIQQVSSKVDRNFAAVMVVEGKVDRNYGAIRVVEDKVDRNYGAIRVVSSQIDRNYGAIRQVEGKVDRNFAATRIVGAKVDRNYGAIQHVSGQVARNYDAIRVVSGQVDRNYGAIRVVSSQVDRNYGAIRNVENKVDRNYGAIRNIDYKVDRNYLATRMVEDKVDRNFGAIRVVYGAIQHVSGQVDRNFNAIERNFDVLKVNNGLIRIVDGKVDRNFGAIQQVSGQVDRNFDAIERNFDALQVNNGLIRIVAGKVDRNYGAIQHVSGQVGRNFDAIRVVERKVDRNFESNKVIEGKVDRNLGAVIVVEEKIDRNLEAIRTVGAKVDRNYDAVSRNLAAMRSGFIAVERKLNQISDEIREGFQRVLDSVKKSRIENVTSGLITFIDYFITEQNRVKDLTKEQLTNVLEGRNGILHNLQDTTRTPRSVSTLHSLLYSIINQRFAIPESEDDEIAFTAADLLHSGTVIYVSVMYFLIKGYASLADIYYQESNIDKYNEYFTLSVQTLDNFKASLVGVNGNGGLIDKVISESNMIKELSFMKDESEDKLNTLSERIDLLNVMKSTLKKVNLSQKKPVEKIRYNFDSSQIQTPIGGWRNDKKVSYSIQLKNKNTTNGTTEYPQISGWSTVTISGKANPVLDIGPDLQGRTRLIFRKFDNDQSELVGIVEDSHQTKFRDINRDLYNAATEKNEGLAINEIKKFLENGADINATFEDGKQAIHAAVQNGNINVMRTLIERGANVTATDTRGYTPMHIAAESGQENCVNDLIANGADVNTKTPSGWTPLHVTAHQGHANVVNTLLKIENVDTNSKTQGGFTPLHLAVSAGKNVVVDLLSKDSRTIVDSQSEAKLTPLHLASTTEYYDVVETLLRDCKLNVNAVAAGNLTPLHLASSAGNLKIVKHLIKCNLIDVNAESVDGWTPLHLAVTQKKEDVALELLEARDTELNLKGEGGLTLLHLAGITRQKEVLKKLLDKKVLIDELDENDYTPLHYAAEKGDLDIVKSLIAEGANLHAKQKDGYTPLYLAAINGNLDVVKFLVSKRAKLDVKNRNNMSPADLAALQGYLDTIKFLIEKGADYKKNALHFAAYGGGLSVVQYLVDEKYVDYNARDSDGDTPLHWAAANGHIHVVKYLAGAKEAESNVKDKDENAPIHLAALTGHLSIVKYLVDQKGVDFKEKSSNGNTPLHLAAWNGNFDVVKYLLGKKRDNPNKKNNDNNTPLHLAAVNGYWEIVEYLVENDADLTAVDKEGNTVLHAAILSGDFDIVKYLVNQNLDLSVINGSGNNYLHSAVWKGDLEIVKYLVEKNVDSRASNNDGNTLLHLAASTGNLDIAKYLISTDADLKTVNKYDNTPLHLAAWNGNIDMVKYLVDVGANIHARSLKDDGRTALHFAVRSGNLDTVRYLVEKGADINARDSDSKTALAIAVQGEHSSLVQFLEQAQLNQDLLGAVKRGNIRKVKEKVQKGGDLEVKDSDGSTLQEIAARGGHTQIERILRQARLDFDLLNFVAAGNLDKVKEYIGKGADLEATDKYGLTPIHKAAMNGRLEVAKYLVEEEKVNFEIQDKKRLTPLYLAVLNGYFDVVNYFGGKNANFNVKDEDGITLLHLAAYYGYFDTVKYLIEEKQAEVYVKDKDNGEPIHRAAQKGHLDIVVYLSEKSANLNARDKNDATPLHLAADDGNLDLVKYMIENKHSDFNVKDKSGKVPLHYASLNERLNIVEYLTKEKDADIDVKDGDERTSLHYAAINNRLNTVSYLVEKGADFNAKAKDNNTPLSNASDANNSDIVEFLERIKKDGETPLHYASYKGDIEVVKYLVEKKHADINVANTNGEKSIHAAARGGSLDVVKYFVGEKRVDFNVKNNDGSAPLQEAVTEGHFNVVKYLVEKGADFNAVNDRGDYVLHWAAWNGHSEIVEYLVEKGADFSVKNRGGNTPLYWAAWSGKLGIVKYFAEKGANLNVKNNEELTPLLEAAKNGKFNVVKYLVEKGADFNIVSDHGDHPLHWAAWNGYLKVVEYLVEKGADFNVQNKRGNTPLYWAAWNGKLGIVKYFVGKGANVSLKNNDDNTPLHEAASNGHLEVVKYFVENGASVSIKNKRGKTPLDIAREGNHSDIVKYLTEKGNTRNIFDASRNGNLDVVKYFVENEGTDVNVKDSDSKTSLHWAASNGHLDVVKYLVDQKNADVTSRENQNGTPLHSAAFNGQLDVVKYLITEKHVDINIRGYVGNTVLHYAVLGRKASTVKWLLDRGAGVNIKNNVGNTPLSDAIDFNSGSDIIKSLLRKQDIKDIFDAAGNGNLKVVKYFVENEKKDVNIKDNDGKTPLHWAASNGRLGIVKYLVDQKNADITSRENGNGIPLHWAASNGQLDIVKYFIDEKRIDINTKGYVGNTVLHYAVLGKKSSTVKWLLDSGAGVDIKNDVGNTPLSDAIDFNSGSDIVKNLMEKNSIRNIFDAARNGNLGAVKYFVETEKKDVNLKDNDSRTPLHWAASNGHLRVVKYLVDQKRADITSRESGNGVPLHLAASSGQLDVVKYFIDEKRMDINIRGFVGNTVLHYAVLGRKPSTVKWLLDRGAGPNLKNSVGNIPLSDAIDFNSGSDIINYLIEKGNIKNVFDAARNGNVNIVKYFVENKKVSINTKDGDGKTPLHRAVLNNQLNVIRYLVDGKHANVDVRDSDSQTALHEASYFGHLDIVKYLIDKGANLNAKSKNGETPLHKAAWNGKLDVAKYLVRRRVDLNIKDKNGNTPLRFAELNGKLDVVKYLREVGARRNRRSIEFKDLSREIEIINQPEFNDLSSVEEGSDEISLNFEKNQVVNGDLQPTNRNSRSDNSLVTTTDIAQHDKHDNGKTVRSFVPFLFAQANIPENVLVGSDQARENSWKNGFVGQVKGVANEFDRYKQVIKNNLGDLDEFSKSITSSSTRPSSWLSDILSWVKSSIGDLFRFESEETANSISQVDKPFEKASISIYSSFNSALPSDGSGKIKEIARDNVDNLNAKVKQIREGQRPVKFKHNAGNTILDIGSRYLSQADFNGTIMLLDFLIRKLKTGETHVKAQFKDTSEQEALGYAFMITQECKKIIEQAALKSGISMHRLGVDFMGMQKEITRKIMSNSLEKISEIVRSHVEKACPGTEVRCPGKLSSKKFDKFMVELNSGLNIVVGQLMQHMLRDENNLLEVSEEQIIYTAPLSYLSNTLVQGHLTQTKDLRIS from the exons aaaatgaaaggTGCACAAAATTTTGAGCAGAGTTCGAGTGAATACAATGATAGTCTAGAAATAGAtgaaaataatactgaagaattTCAAAATGGCGAAGAGAATAAGGATCCTGATGTGATTTCACAAGAAATAGAA CCTTTTGATTCTTCAGAAATGGAGGAACAACTAGTTGGTGGTGAAGATCAATCCCTTTTGCCTACTTCTCCCTTAGAATTTTCTGCCAG TGATCATGATGGCAGACCTCCTCTTCTTGACAGTGTTCCACCTTCGTTTGAAGGAAAACAACTGCTACCTTTTGATGTCGGGCAGTATCTATTTGATGATGGGCAGTCACTATTTGGTGGAAGACTACCTCTGCTTGATTTGAGACCTCTCTCTGGAAACGGGCACCCATTTGATGACAGCAAGACGCCTGTAAATGACACACAACCATCATTTGATGATACACAACCACCATTTGATACAAGACTGGCCGTTGGCAGACAACTTCGTTTTGAAGGGGAGCAGccattttttgaaagtgaagaGCCATCTTTAAAAGCCCACCGTCGTTCAAAACGTTTTATACCTCTTATTATAGGAGGAGTGTCAGCATTGGCAAGAGGAGCAGGAGCATTGGCAAGAGGGGCGGGAGGATTAGCAAGAGCAGGCGGAAGAGCAATAGGAAAAGGAGCGAGAGGAGCAAGAGCTGGAGCAAAAAAACCTTCTACTAGGAAAAAAGCAGGAAGAGGTAAAGGTTTCTTAGACACTGCTGCCGGTCTTATAGGTATGGCATTGGGTGCGGTTGGATTACACGAATCAAGGCAGGATGAAGAGGATGTGACTTCAGAGAGGTTTGATGATGTAGATGCAGCCTTATTAGAAAATCGCAAAGGAATAGATAGAAATTTTGAAGCCACAAAAGGGAATTTGGAGGCGATAAAGAAAAACTACGACCTTACTAAAGATTTTGGAAACAGAAATCTAAAAGCAACTGAAGCTGTTGGAGATAAAGTGCAAGAAATTGGTGATAGAAATCTAAATGCAATTGCAGTAGTTGGTGATAAAGTAGACAGGAACTATGGTGCCATCAGAGTAACTGACGGCAAGGTGGATAGAAATTATGGTGCTATCCAACGCGTTTCTGGCCAAGTAGATAGAAATTTTGGTGCTATAGAGCGTAATTTTGATGGAATTAGAGTAAATACTGGTCTAATTCGAGTGGTTGATGGTAAGGTAGATAGAAATTATGGTGCTATTCAACAGGTTTCGGGCCAAGTAGATAGAAATTTCGGTGCTATAGAGCGTAATTTCGATGTACTGAAAGTAAATAATGGTCTTATTCGAGTGGTTGATGGAAAGGTAGACAGAAATTACGGTGCTATTCAACACGTTTCCGGTCAAGTAGATAGAAATTTAGGTGCGATAGAGCGTAATTTCGATGTACTGAAAGTGAATAACGGTCTGATTCGAATAGTTGACGGCAAGGTAGACAGAAATTATGGTGCGATTCAACACGTTTCTAGCCAAGTAGATAGAAATTTGGGAGCAATAGAGCGTAATTTCGATGTACTGAAAGTAAACAATGGTCTAATTCGGATGGTTGATGGAAAAGTAGATCGGAATTATGGCGCTATTCAACAAGTTAGTAGTAAGGTAGACAGAAATTTTGCTGCTGTTATGGTTGTTGAAGGTAAGGTTGACAGAAATTACGGTGCTATTAGAGTAGTTGAAGACAAGGTAGACAGAAATTATGGCGCTATCAGAGTTGTTAGCAGTCAGATTGATAGGAATTACGGCGCTATTAGGCAAGTGGAAGGTAAAGTAGATAGAAATTTTGCTGCTACTAGAATAGTTGGTGCTAAGGTAGATAGAAATTATGGTGCTATTCAGCATGTCTCTGGTCAAGTAGCGagaaattatgacgctattaggGTTGTTAGCGGTCAGGTAGACAGAAATTATGGCGCTATTAGGGTTGTTAGTAGTCAGGTTGACAGGAATTATGGTGCTATTAGAAATGTTGAGAATAAAGTAGATCGAAATTATGGAGCCATTAGAAATATTGATTACAAAGTCGATAGGAATTATCTTGCAACTAGAATGGTTGAAGATAAAGTAGATAGAAATTTTGGTGCTATCAGGGTAGTTTACGGTGCTATTCAACATGTTTCGGGCCAAGTAGATAGAAATTTCAATGCCATAGAGCGTAATTTCGATGTACTGAAAGTAAACAACGGCCTAATTCGAATAGTTGATGGTAAGGTAGACCGAAATTTTGGTGCTATTCAACAGGTTTCGGGTCAAGTAGATAGAAATTTCGATGCAATAGAACGTAATTTTGATGCGCTGCAAGTAAATAACGGCCTAATTCGCATTGTTGCTGGCAAAGTAGACAGAAATTATGGAGCTATTCAACACGTTTCTGGCCAAGTAGGTAGAAATTTCGATGCTATTAGGGTAGTTGAAAGGAAAGTAGATAGAAATTTTGAATCTAATAAAGTGATTGAAGGTAAGGTTGATAGAAATTTGGGAGCTGTTATAgttgttgaagaaaaaattgatagGAACCTTGAAGCTATCAGAACAGTTGGTGCTAAGGTTGACAGAAATTACGATGCAGTAAGTAGAAATCTTGCAGCAATGCGATCAGGTTTTATTGCAGTGGAGCGTAAACTTAATCAAATAAGCGATGAAATCAGAGAAGGATTCCAAAGGGTTCTCGATTCCGTGAAAAAGTCAAGAATAGAAAACGTGACTTCAGGATTAATTACTTTTATCGATTATTTTATCACAGAACAAAATAGAGTAAAAGATCTCACTAAAGAGCAGCTTACTAATGTGCTTGAAGGgagaaatggaatcttacataattTACAAGATACCACCAGAACTCCCCGATCTGTTAGTACTTTGCATTCTCTTTTATATAGTATTATTAACCAAAGATTTGCTATCCCAGAAAGCGAAGACGACGAAATTGCATTCACTGCAGCCGATTTGCTTCATTCCGGAACAGTGATTTACGTTTCTGTCATGTACTTCTTGATTAAAGGTTATGCTAGTCTTGCTGATATCTATTACCAAGAAAGCAACATAGATAAGTACAATGAGTACTTCACTTTATCTGTACAAACTTTAGATAATTTCAAAGCTTCTTTAGTTGGCGTTAATGGTAATGGTGGCCTGATTGATAAAGTAATTAGCGAGAGTAATATGATAAAGGAATTAAGTTTTATGAAAGACGAAAGCGAGGATAAACTAAATACTTTATCAGAAAGAATAGACCTTTTGAATGTCATGAAGTCTACCctgaaaaaagttaatttatctCAAAAGAAACCagtggaaaaaattcgatataatTTCGATAGTTCGCAAATTCAAACTCCAATTGGAGGGTGGAGAAACGATAAAAAAGTTAGCTATTCAATAcagcttaaaaacaaaaacaccaCGAACGGCACTACAGAGTATCCTCAAATAAGCGGTTGGTCTACAGTTACAATATCTGGGAAGGCAAACCCAGTTTTGGATATAGGACCCGATTTGCAGGGAAGAACTCgcctaattttcagaaaatttgacaaTGATCAGTCAGAATTGGTTGGTATTGTTGAAGATAGTCATCAAACAAAGTTTAGAGACATCAATAGAGATCTCTATAATGctgcaacagaaaaaaatgagGGTTTAGCTATAAACGAAATAAAGAAGTTTCTGGAAAACGGTGCTGATATTAACGCAACCTTTGAAGATGGAAAACAAGCAATTCACGCTGCTGTTCAAAATGGAAACATCAATGTTATGCGTACTTTGATAGAAAGGGGTGCTAATGTTACTGCTACAGATACTAGAGGATATACGCCAATGCATATAGCTGCTGAATCTGGGCAAGAAAATTGTGTCAATGATTTGATTGCCAATGGTGCTGACGTTAACACAAAAACTCCTTCAGGTTGGACTCCTTTGCACGTTACTGCTCATCAAGGTCACGCTAATGTCGTTAACACCTTACTGAAAATAGAGAATGTTGATACAAACTCAAAGACTCAAGGAGGTTTTACACCACTTCATCTTGCTGTTTCTGCAGGTAAAAATGTTGTTGTTGATCTTTTATCCAAGGACAGTAGAACTATTGTTGACAGTCAGTCTGAAGCAAAGTTAACGCCTTTACATCTAGCATCAACTACCGAATATTATGATGTTGTTGAGACCTTGTTGAGAGATTGTAAGCTTAATGTGAATGCTGTAGCTGCGGGTAATTTAACGCCCCTTCACCTTGCTTCGTCAGCTGGAAATCTAAAGATTGTAAAACACTTAATCAAATGTAATTTAATCGATGTTAATGCAGAATCAGTTGATGGTTGGACACCATTACATCTAGCAGTTACCCAAAAAAAGGAAGATGTCGCTTTAGAATTGTTAGAAGCAAGAGATACTGAATTGAACTTAAAAGGAGAAGGTGGACTGACTCTATTACATCTTGCAGGTATAACAAGACAAAAAGaggtattaaaaaaattacttgataaaAAAGTTTTGATAGATGAGCTTGATGAGAACGATTATACACCTCTTCATTATGCTGCTGAAAAAGGAGACTTAGATATAGTAAAGTCTCTCATTGCAGAAGGGGCTAATTTGCACGCTAAACAAAAGGATGGTTACACGCCTCTTTATCTTGCAGCGATTAATGGTAACTTAGATGTAGTAAAATTTCTTGTTAGTAAAAGAGCAAAACTCGATGTAAAAAACAGGAACAATATGTCGCCTGCAGATTTAGCTGCTTTGCAAGGGTACTTAGATACAATAAAGTTTCTTATTGAAAAAGGGGCTGACTACAAGAAAAATGCACTACATTTTGCTGCATATGGTGGAGGTTTAAGTGTAGTTCAATATTTAGTAGATGAAAAGTATGTTGACTACAATGCAAGAGATAGTGATGGCGACACTCCTTTACATTGGGCTGCTGCAAATGGACACATACACGTAGTGAAATATTTAGCAGGTGCAAAGGAGGCTGAATCTAATGTGAAAGATAAAGATGAAAATGCACCAATACATTTAGCTGCTTTAACTGGTCACTTAAGTATAGTTAAGTATTTAGTCGATCAAAAGGGtgttgattttaaagaaaaaagcagCAATGGTAATACTCCTCTACATTTAGCTGCTTGGAATGGCAACTTTgatgtagtaaaatatttgctggGCAAAAAACGTGATAATCCTAATAAGAAGAATAATGACAATAATACTCCACTTCATCTTGCTGCAGTAAATGGCTACTGGGAGATAGTAGAATACCTTGTAGAAAACGATGCTGATCTAACAGCTGTTGATAAGGAAGGTAATACTGTTTTGCATGCAGCTATCTTAAGTGGTGATTTCGACATAGTGAAATATCTAGTAAATCAAAATCTAGATTTAAGTGTTATTAATGGCTCTGGTAATAATTACTTACATTCAGCAGTTTGGAAGGGTGACTTGGAAATAGTAAAATACCTAGTTGAAAAGAATGTTGATTCAAGAGCTAGTAATAATGATGGCAATACCCTCCTACATTTAGCAGCTTCAACTGGTAATTTAGATATAGCTAAATACCTTATTAGTACAGATGCTGATTTAAAGACTGTTAATAAGTACGATAATACTCCTTTGCATTTAGCTGCTTGGAATGGCAATATCGACATGGTTAAATATTTGGTGGATGTTGGTGCTAATATCCATGCTAGAAGCCTCAAAGATGATGGTAGAACTGCTCTGCATTTTGCCGTACGAAGCGGTAATTTAGACACAGTGAGGTATCTTGTCGAAAAAGGAGCAGATATTAATGCAAGGGATAGTGATAGTAAGACTGCGTTAGCTATTGCTGTTCAAGGTGAACACAGCAGTTTAGTGCAATTCTTAGAGCAAGCTCAGCTTAATCAAGATTTACTAGGTGCTGTGAAACGTGGCAATATTCGTAAGGTAAAAGAGAAAGTCCAAAAAGGAGGTGATTTGGAAGTAAAAGACAGTGACGGTAGTACTTTACAAGAGATTGCTGCTAGAGGCGGTCACACTCAAATCGAGCGGATTTTGAGGCAAGCACGATTAGACTTTGATTTACTGAACTTCGTTGCTGCAGGTAATCTTGATAAGGTTAAAGAGTATATTGGTAAAGGCGCTGACTTGGAAGCAACAGATAAATATGGCTTGACGCCTATACATAAAGCTGCTATGAATGGTAGACTAGAAGTAGCAAAGTACCTGGTTgaagaagaaaaagtaaattttgaaatcCAGGATAAGAAACGTCTTACTCCTTTATATTTAGCTGTCCTAAATGGTTACTTTGATGTAGTGAACTATTTTGGAGGTAAAAATGCTAACTTCAATGTTAAGGATGAAGATGGCATTACGCTTTTGCATTTAGCTGCTTATTATGGTTATTTTGATACTGTGAAGTATCTAATAGAAGAGAAGCAAGCCGAAGTTTATGTGAAGGACAAAGACAATGGGGAACCTATACACAGAGCTGCTCAAAAAGGTCATTTAGACATAGTTGTATACCTCAGCGAGAAAAGCGCTAACCTCAATGCTAGAGACAAAAACGATGCTACTCCTCTACACCTGGCTGCTGATGATGGTAACTTAGATTTAGTGAAATACATGATTGAAAATAAGCATTCAGATTTTAATGTTAAGGATAAGAGCGGTAAAGTCCCCTTACATTATGCTAGTTTAAACGAAAGGTTGAACATAGTGGAGTACCTCACGAAAGAAAAGGATGCCGATATTGATGTTAAAGATGGGGATGAAAGAACTTCTCTGCATTATGCCGCTATTAATAACAGACTAAATACAGTTTCATACCTTGTAGAAAAGGGGGCTGATTTCAATGCTAAAGCTAAAGATAACAATACTCCTTTGAGCAATGCTTCTGATGCAAATAACTCTGATATAGTAGAATTTttggaaagaataaaaaaagatgGTGAAACGCCTTTACATTATGCTTCGTACAAAGGTGATATTGAGGTGGTTAAATATCTTGTAGAGAAAAAGCATGCTGATATTAACGTTGCTAACACTAATGGTGAAAAGTCTATTCATGCTGCTGCTCGAGGTGGCAGTTTGGATGTAGTCAAATACTTCGTAGGGGAAAAACGTGttgattttaatgttaaaaataatgatGGAAGCGCTCCTTTGCAGGAAGCTGTTACAGAAGGTCACTTCAATGTCGTGAAGTACCTTGTGGAAAAAGGTGCAGATTTTAATGCTGTGAATGATCGCGGTGATTATGTTTTACATTGGGCTGCTTGGAATGGTCACTCCGAGATAGTGGAATATCTTGTAGAGAAGGGAGCTGATTTCAGTGTTAAGAACAGAGGTGGCAATACTCCTTTGTATTGGGCTGCTTGGAGTGGTAAACTAGGTATAGTAAAGTACTTTGCTGAAAAAGGAGCCAATTTGAATGTTAAAAACAATGAAGAACTCACGCCGCTACTGGaagctgcaaaaaatggaaaatttaatgTAGTTAAGTACCTTGTTGAAAAAGGAGCTGATTTCAACATTGTGAGTGACCACGGCGATCATCCTTTACACTGGGCTGCTTGGAATGGTTACTTAAAGGTAGTAGAATATCTTGTAGAGAAGGGAGCTGATTTCAATGTGCAGAATAAAAGAGGTAATACTCCTTTGTACTGGGCTGCATGGAACGGTAAATTAGGTATAGTAAAGTACTTTGTAGGAAAAGGAGCTAATGTAAGTCTTAAAAACAATGACGATAATACTCCTTTACACGAGGCTGCTTCAAATGGTCATTTAGAAGTTGTGAAGTATTTTGTGGAGAATGGCGCTAGTGTTAGCATCAAAAATAAAAGAGGAAAAACACCATTAGATATTGCAAGAGAAGGAAATCATTCAGATATTGTAAAGTACCTTACGGAAAAAGGAAATACAAGAAACATATTCGATGCTTCTAGGAATGGAAACCTGGATGTAGTGAAGTACTTCGTCGAAAATGAAGGAACTGATGTCAATGTTAAGGATAGTGATAGTAAAACATCTTTGCATTGGGCTGCAAGCAATGGTCACTTAGATGTAGTAAAATACCTTGTAGATCAGAAAAACGCTGATGTTACCTCTCGTGAAAACCAAAATGGTACTCCCTTACACTCTGCTGCTTTTAACGGTCAACTAGATGTAGTCAAATATTTAATAACTGAAAAACATGTCGATATAAATATTAGAGGATATGTAGGGAATACTGTTTTGCATTATGCTGTTCTTGGTAGAAAAGCAAGTACAGTGAAATGGCTTTTAGACCGTGGTGCTGGAGTTAACATCAAGAATAATGTTGGAAATACTCCTTTAAGCGACGCTATTGATTTTAATAGTGGCTCAGATATCATTAAGAGCCTTCTGCGAAAACAAGATATCAAGGACATATTTGATGCTGCTGGGAATGGAAACCTGAAAGTAGTGAAGTATTTcgtcgaaaatgaaaaaaaagatgtCAATATAAAAGATAATGATGGTAAAACTCCTTTGCACTGGGCGGCAAGTAATGGTCGCTTAGGTATAGTAAAATACCTTGTTGATCAGAAAAACGCAGACATTACCTCTCGCGAGAACGGCAATGGTATTCCTTTGCATTGGGCTGCAAGCAATGGTCAGTTAGATATTGTCAAATATTTCATAGATGAGAAACGTATTGATATAAACACTAAGGGATACGTAGGTAATACTGTTTTGCACTATGCTGTTCTCGGTAAAAAATCAAGTACAGTAAAATGGCTTTTGGACAGTGGTGCTGGAGTTGATATTAAAAATGATGTCGGAAATACTCCTTTGAGTGATGCTATTGATTTTAACAGTGGTTCAGATATTGTAAAGAACCTTATGGAAAAAAATAGTATCAGGAACATATTTGATGCTGCTAGAAACGGAAATCTGGGTGCAGTGAAGTATTTCGTCGAAACAGAAAAAAAGGACGTCAATCTTAAAGATAATGACAGTAGAACTCCTTTGCATTGGGCTGCAAGTAATGGTCACTTAAGGGTAGTAAAATATCTTGTAGATCAGAAAAGAGCTGATATTACCTCTCGTGAGAGCGGCAATGGTGTTCCTTTACATTTAGCGGCAAGTAGCGGTCAGTTAGATGTAGTCAAATATTTTATAGATGAGAAACGTATGGATATAAATATCAGGGGATTTGTGGGTAATACTGTTTTGCATTATGCTGTTCTTGGTCGAAAACCAAGTACAGTGAAGTGGCTTTTAGATCGTGGTGCTGGACCTAATCTTAAAAATAGTGTCGGAAATATTCCTTTAAGCGATGCTATTGATTTTAACAGTGGTTCGGACATTATAAATTACCTTAtagaaaaaggaaatattaaaaatgtgtttGATGCTGCTAGGAATGGAAATGTAAATATCGTGAAGTATTTTGTGGAAAATAAAAAAGTCAGCATTAACACTAAAGATGGTGATGGTAAAACTCCTTTACACAGGGCTGTTTTGAATAATCAATTAAACGTAATAAGGTACCTTGTAGATGGCAAACATGCTAATGTTGATGTTAGGGATAGCGACAGTCAAACCGCTTTGCATGAAGCTTCTTATTTTGGTCATTTGGATATAGTTAAATATCTTATTGATAAAGGGGCGAACTTGAATGCTAAATCCAAAAATGGTGAGACTCCGTTACATAAGGCTGCTTGGAACGGTAAACTAGATGTAGCCAAATATCTTGTTCGAAGAAGAGTGGACTTGAATATTAAAGACAAGAACGGTAATACTCCTTTGCGATTTGCTGAACTTAATGGTAAATTAGATGTTGTTAAATACCTCAGAGAAGTAGGTGCTAGGCGTAACCGACGCAGCATTGAATTCAAAGATTTATCAAGAGAAATTGAAATCATTAACCAACCAGAATTCAATGATCTAAGTAGTGTTGAAGAGGGCAGTGACGAGATTTctttgaactttgaaaaaaacCAAGTAGTTAATGGAGACCTTCAACCCACGAATCGTAACAGCAGAAGTGACAATAGCTTGGTAACTACTACTGATATAGCTCAACATGATAAACATGATAATGGCAAAACAGTAAGATCTTTTGTACCGTTTTTATTTGCACAAGCAAATATACCAGAAAATGTTCTTGTGGGCAGTGACCAGGCGAGAGAAAATTCATGGAAAAACGGTTTTGTCGGGCAGGTTAAGGGAGTAGCTAACGAATTCGATAGATATAAGCAAGTGATTAAGAATAACTTAGGTGATTTAGATgagttttcaaaaagtattacgagCAGTAGCACAAGACCATCTTCATGGCTAAGTGATATTTTAAGCTGGGTAAAGAGCTCCATAGGAGATTTATTCCGTTTTGAATCAGAGGAAACTGCAAATTCAATATCACAAGTTGATAAGCCATTTGAAAAAGCATCGATAAGTATTTACAGTTCGTTTAATAGCGCACTACCATCTGACGGTTCgggtaaaataaaagaaatcgctCGAGACAATGTTGATAATTTAAATGCAAAGGTAAAACAAATTCGTGAAGGCCAAAGACCTGTTAAATTTAAACATAATGCTGGAAATACAATACTAGACATAGGAAGCCGCTATTTGTCGCAGGCCGACTTTAATGGTACAATAATGTTACTTGATTTCTTAATAAGAAAGCTAAAGACAGGAGAAACACATGTTAAAGCTCAGTTTAAGGATACTTCTGAACAAGAGGCCCTTGGCTATGCATTCATGATCACACAAGAATGCAAGAAAATAATAGAACAAGCGGCATTAAAAAGTGGTATATCAATGCACAGGTTGGGTGTTGATTTTATGGGGATGCAAAAAGAGATAACGAGAAAGATTATGAGCAACAGTTTAGAAAAGATTTCAGAAATTGTGAGATCACATGTAGAGAAGGCGTGTCCGGGTACAGAAGTGAGATGTCCTGGTAAATTGAGTTCGAAAAAGTTTGACAAGTTTATGGTAGAACTGAATAGCGGGCTAAATATTGTGGTTGGTCAACTTATGCAACACATGTTACGCGACGAGAACAACTTGTTAGAGGTTAGTGAGGAGCAGATAATATACACAGCTCCTTTAAGTTATTTAAGTAACACTTTAGTTCAGGGTCATTTAACTCAGACCAAAGATTTAAGAATAAGTTag